AGGAGAGGGCGCGGGTGGCCTCGGCCAGGGTGTAGCCCAAATTGGTCAGGGCGGAGAGGACCTCGGCATCGCCCTCGGAGACGGGGACAGGGGACACCAGCTTCTCCAGCTTGCCTTTGAGCTCCAGGATGAGCCGCTGGGCGGTCTTCTTGCCTATCCCGGGCACCTGGGTGAGCAGGTCCTCGTCGCCCGAGGCGATGGCCAGGGTGAGCCGGTCCGGGGGGAGGGCGGAGAGGAGGACCAGGGCCAGCTTTGGCCCCACCCCCCTCACCCCGATTAGGCTCTGGAAGAGGCCCAGCTCCTCGGCGGTGGCGAAGCCGTAGAGGGCCAGGACTTCCTCACGCAGATAGAGATGGGTATGGAGCTCCACCTCCTTCCCCACCGGGCCCAGGCGGGCCAGGCTTGAGGCGGGGATGTGGACCTGGAAGCCCACCCCCCCCACCCGGACCAGGGCCCAGCCCGGCCCCCGTCCCTCGAGCACCCCTTTCAGGCTGGCAATCATTTCTCCCCTACAAGCTCCTGCCGACGGGAGTGGTAGAGATGGCAGAGGGCCACGGCCAGCGCATCGGCGGCGTCGGGGCCGGGGGTCTCCTCCAGGCCCAGCTGGAGCCTTACCATCTCCTGCACCTGCCCCTTCTCCCCCCTCCCGTAGCCGGCCACGGCCCCCTTTATCTGGGTGGGGGAATACGAGCGGATAGGTATTCCCCTACCGGCACAGGCCAGGAAGGCCAGGGCCTGGGCCTGCCCGACGGCGATGGCCGAGCGGGGGTTCTTGGCCACAAAGGGCTCCTCCACCGCCGCCTCATCAGGGGAGTGCTTGTCCAGAATCTCCTCCAACCCCTTGTAGATAAAGAGCAGTCTTTCCCCGAGGGGCCGGCGGGGGGCGGTGAATGTCCCCCAGGCCAGGGCCTTAGGCGGGTCCCCCTCAATGAGGCCGTAGCCCATAATCTGAGTGCCCGGGTCCAGGCCCAGGATGCGCCTATTTTCCATGAGGGAAACCCTCAGACGAGGCCGGAGGCCTTCAGCTTCTCCAGGACAGCATCGGAGTAGTCCAGGTTGGTGTTGACAAAGCGGACATCCTCCATCTCTTCCAGGCTCTCCAGCAACTTCAGGTTCTGGATGGCGGTCCTCTCCTCCACCATGACGGTGGAACGGGGCACCAGAGAAACATCCGAGGCGGTTATCTTCAGGTTCTTGGCCTCCAGGGCCCGGCGCACCTTCTCCAGGTCGTGGGGTCGGGTATAGACCTCGATGAGCGCTTCCTCGGTCTTCACATCCTCGGCCCCGGCATCTATGGCCTCCAGGGCCGTCTCCTCCGGCGTGGTGGTTTCAGCGGTAATAACCCCCCGGGACTCAAAGAGCCAGGCCACGGCGCCGCTCTCGGCCAGGCTTCCGCCGTGGCGGGATAAGACATTGCGCACTTCCTGGATAGTGCGGTTGCGGTTATCGCTGAGGGCCGCCACCATGATGGCCACCCCGCCGGGGCCATAGCCCTCCAGGGTAAGCTCGACCAGGTTGGCCCCCTCCGCCCCCCCCACCCCCCTCTGGACGGCCCTCGAGATGTTGTCAGCGGGCATATTCACATCCCGGGCCTTCTGGATGATAAGGCGCAGGCGCACATTGGTCTGGGGGTCCGCCCCCCCCTGGCGGGCAGCGATGGCCAGCTCCCGGGAGAGCCTGGAGAACAGCGCGCCACGCTTCTGGTCGGTGACGCCTTTCGCCCGCTTTATCGTAGACCACTTGGAATGTCCGGACATCTTCCCCCTCCCTCGCCCAGATTCTAGCACTTTTGTCAAGTGCCCTCAATGACCGGTTCTTATGCCTCTTAGTGTATCGTGGTATTTGTCTCTTGTCGTCGCTGTTATAATGGGCGTGATGTTTGGGTGGGAGATAGGCTTCGGTGTAGCCTTTCTAGTGGCTGGTTTCGGCTTCATGAGTGCAGGATACATCTGCTGGGGGATAGTTCTTCTCATTCCTGGTATTGGTCTAGCCGTTACAAGCTATCTTCGTATTCACAGCAAAGTCGGGGTTGGGATAGACCTATCAGATTTCAAAGGAGAGTATTTCCAGCGCACCAATATCCCTAGT
This genomic stretch from Chloroflexota bacterium harbors:
- the ruvA gene encoding Holliday junction branch migration protein RuvA, with amino-acid sequence MIASLKGVLEGRGPGWALVRVGGVGFQVHIPASSLARLGPVGKEVELHTHLYLREEVLALYGFATAEELGLFQSLIGVRGVGPKLALVLLSALPPDRLTLAIASGDEDLLTQVPGIGKKTAQRLILELKGKLEKLVSPVPVSEGDAEVLSALTNLGYTLAEATRALSSLPQEKALSLEDRIKLALQSLGAG
- the ruvC gene encoding crossover junction endodeoxyribonuclease RuvC, with the translated sequence MENRRILGLDPGTQIMGYGLIEGDPPKALAWGTFTAPRRPLGERLLFIYKGLEEILDKHSPDEAAVEEPFVAKNPRSAIAVGQAQALAFLACAGRGIPIRSYSPTQIKGAVAGYGRGEKGQVQEMVRLQLGLEETPGPDAADALAVALCHLYHSRRQELVGEK
- a CDS encoding YebC/PmpR family DNA-binding transcriptional regulator — encoded protein: MSGHSKWSTIKRAKGVTDQKRGALFSRLSRELAIAARQGGADPQTNVRLRLIIQKARDVNMPADNISRAVQRGVGGAEGANLVELTLEGYGPGGVAIMVAALSDNRNRTIQEVRNVLSRHGGSLAESGAVAWLFESRGVITAETTTPEETALEAIDAGAEDVKTEEALIEVYTRPHDLEKVRRALEAKNLKITASDVSLVPRSTVMVEERTAIQNLKLLESLEEMEDVRFVNTNLDYSDAVLEKLKASGLV